A stretch of DNA from Roseovarius sp. W115:
ACGCTTATGCGGCAAGGCATCCTGAATTCCCCTTACAATACGGACGTGTTTCGCCGACCTTGTTTTCAGATTTCTTTAACTGAGGGGATGCAATGTCACTTTTGAAATTATTGGAGCAGGCTCAGGGCGGCCAGGGATTGATGCAACTGGCGCAACAATTCGGGCTGGACAATGAAAAGGCTCAAGGCCTGACACAGATGCTGGCACCGGCGATTGGCTCGGCCGCCAAGCAACGCGCGCAACAAGGTGGTGCAGCGCAGGTTTTGGAATCGTTCCGTGGCCAAAACCAGGCGGGGCTTTTCGAGGATGCGCAATCCGCGGCAAGTGCCGGTGGTCAGGCGCAGGGGATGGACTTTCTGCAAAGCCTGCTCGGCGGCAAGGCCGAGGCAGACGGGCTGGCTCAGGAAGCCGCCCAGCGCAGCGGTGTTGACGCCGGCACAGTGTCGCAATTTCTGCCAGCACTGGCGGCTATGATCCAGGGCGGGCTGCAGAAAAACATGCCCGACGCCTCGATTGATGGGATGTCCGCCGGCCTGATGGGCAGCTCCGAAGGCGCAGGCGGAGGCATCATGGGTCTTGTCGGAAGTCTGATGGGCGGCGCCAAAGAAGGCGACGGTGGTGGCCTTGGCCCCCTTATGCAAATGCTCGATGCCGATGGGGATGGCTCTCCGATGGACGACATTCTTGAGAAATTCATGAAGTAACCTGCCTTAGAGACAGGAAAAACGAAGCCCGCGCGCACACCGCACGCGGGCTTTTTGTTTAGCCGTCTTTACGGATGACCTCGTTCTTCGGATCATACGGGCTGTCACAGGTCACAACCGCATCCCAGAGCTTGTCCTGTATTTTGACGCGCAGTTTTGTGCCCTCCACCGCGAGTTCAGATGGCACATAACACATGCCAATGGACTTGCCGAAATGCACCGAGTACCCGCCAGAGGTCAGGCGCCCCACACGTGTACCATCTTCGGTATAGAGCGCTTCGCGCCCCCATGGGTCCGCGTCGTCCGGCCCATCGATCAGCACGGTACAGCATTTGACCCGCACACCGGTCTCCACCAGTTTTGCCTTGCCGTGGAAGTCTTTCTCAAGGTCAACAAAGCGCGGCAAATCGGCCTCGAGCGGCGTCGCATCGCGACCCAATTCGGTGCCGAAGGCGCGATAAGATTTTTCCTGCCGCAGCCAGTTTTGTGCCCGCGCCCCCACCAGCTTCATCCCATGCGGTTTGCCAGCCTCTTCGAGCAGGTCAAAGAGGTAGTTCTGCATTTCCATCGGGTGATGCAGCTCCCATCCTAGTTCACCAGTATAGGCCACGCGGATCGCATTCACGGGGCACATTCCAAGCTCAATCTGGCGTGCAGAGAGCCAGGGGAAGCGTTTGTTGGAAAGAGCGGTCGTAGGATCGGCATCCTTGATCACGGCATTCAGAACGTCCCGCGACTTGGGTCCCGCTATGGCAAAGACACCCCATTGCGTG
This window harbors:
- a CDS encoding DUF937 domain-containing protein, with product MSLLKLLEQAQGGQGLMQLAQQFGLDNEKAQGLTQMLAPAIGSAAKQRAQQGGAAQVLESFRGQNQAGLFEDAQSAASAGGQAQGMDFLQSLLGGKAEADGLAQEAAQRSGVDAGTVSQFLPALAAMIQGGLQKNMPDASIDGMSAGLMGSSEGAGGGIMGLVGSLMGGAKEGDGGGLGPLMQMLDADGDGSPMDDILEKFMK